Within Sphingobium sp. SCG-1, the genomic segment GATCATGGAGGCGTGCCTGAAGACCGGCGTGCACTACATGGACACCGCCAACTACGAGCCGCGCGACGAAGCCAAGTTCGAATATCACTGGCAGTGGGCCTATCATGATCGCTTCAAGGAAGCGGGCATCATGGCGCTGCTGGGTTCCGGCTTCGATCCGGGCGTCACCAGCGTGTTCGCGACCTACCTCAAGAAGCATCACCTCGACACGATCGAAACGCTCGACATTCTCGATTGCAACGGCGGCGACCACGGCCAGCATTTCGCCACCAACTTCAATCCGGAAATCAACATCCGCGAAGTCACCGCCGTCGCCCGCCATTGGGAGAATGGCGATTGGGTGGAAACCCCGCCCTTGAGCCACAAGCAGAGCTTCGACTTCGAGCAGGTCGGCCAGAAGAACATGTACCTGATGTACCATGAAGAACTGGAGTCGCTGAAAACCCATCTCCCTGAGATTCAGCGCATCCGCTTCTGGATGACCTTCGGAGATGCGTATCTCAAGCATCTAGAAGTACTACAGAATGTCGGCATGACTCGCATCGATCCAGTGATCTACGAAGGCAAGGAAATCATCCCGCTCCAGTTCCTGAAAGCCGTGCTGCCCGAGCCTTCCTCGCTCGGCGAAACGACCAAGGGCAAGACCAACATCGGCGACATCGCGACCGGCACCAAGGATGGCGAAGCAAAGACCTTCTACATCTGGAACGTGTGCGACCATGAAGAAGCCTATGCCGAAACCGGCAATCAGGCAGTGAGCTACACCACTGGCGTCCCCGCGATGATCGGCGCGGCAATGATCCTGACCGGTGCATGGAATGCTGCGGGCGTCTTCAACATGGAGCAGTTCGATCCCGATCCCTTCATGGACATGCTGAACACGCACGGCCTGCCTTGGCAGGTCAAGGAACTGGACGGCCCGCTAGCGTTCTAAGGCCCGCCAGCCCTCAAGGATAAGAACAAATGGAAACCAGAGCCGGCGACCCCGGAGCCTTCGCGCATTTCGACTTGAATCGCGTGCCTTCGCCCACCTTTGTAGTGGACGAGGCCGCGGTGCGCCGGAACCTCGCGATCCTGAAGGACGTGCGTGATCGTGCGGGCATCCGGATGCTCGGCGCGTTAAAGGCTTTCTCGATGTGGTCGCTCGGCAGCGTCATCGGCGAATATCTCGACGGCGTCTGCGCATCCGGCATCTACGAAGCCCGCCTCGGCCGTGACCACTACAAAGGCGAAGTCGCGACCTACTGCGCCGGCTACAAGGCCGAAGACCTGCCGGAAATCTTCCGCATCTCCGATCACGTGATCTTCAACAGCCCCTATCAGATTGCCCGCTTCAAGCCGCAGATCGACGCGGCCCGCCGCGCGGGCGAAAGTTTCGACATCGGCCTGCGCATCAACCCGCTCCATGCCGAGGGCGAAGTCGCGAAATACGACCCCTGCCAGCCGCACAGTCGCCTCGGCTTCCCCCTCGACCAGTTGAAGCCCGAACATCTGGAAGGGGTATCCGGCCTTCACTTCCACAGCCTGTGCGAGCAGGACTTCCTGCCGCTCGAACGGACGTGGCGCGTCGTGGAGCCGTTCATCGCGCAATATTTCGGGCAACTGGAATGGCTCAACTTCGGCGGCGGCCACCACATCACGCGCGCTGATTACCAGCGCGATTCGCTCATCGAATTCCTGCAACAGATCAGACAGGAAACCGGCCTCACTCTCTATCTGGAACCCGGCGAAGCGATGGCGCTCGACGCGGGCATCCTCGTCGGCGAGGTGCTGGACGTGATCGACAACGGCATGCCCGTCGCCATCACCGACATCTCCGCCACATGCCACATGCCCGACGTGATCGAGGCACCCTACCGCCCCGCCATGCTCGGCGAGTTGGCGGACGGCGTCGCGACGCGCCTTGGCGGCCCATCCTGCCTCGCAGGCGACATCATCGGCGACTATCGCCTTCCCGGCACGGCTGAACCCGGCACGCGGATCGCTTTCCTCGATCAGGCGCATTACTCGATGGTGAAGACCAACACCTTCAACGGCGTGCCCCTGCCGAGCATCTATTTGTGGAACAGCGAAACCGATGATCTCAAGGAAATCCGCAGCTTTGGCTATGCAGATTTCAAGTCGCGCCTTTCATGACAGTCGGGTTACAAGTTTTTTCATAACAGCGCTTTACAGGGGGGGGCACTGGCCATATATCGGCCATCCGCTGCCCCATGGGACTTCCACCGCAAGGCAGCTTTTTACCTTGAACTACACTGGAGGTCCCTTGAATTGTACGAGCATCCCAGCGCGCTGGGGGTAGCAATTGCCCTCAAACCGGCGGCCCCGGTAACGCTTATTCGCCCGCAGGCAGCCGCCCGCGCCGCCCAATTCTTCTCTGAGAAGTTTCCGGGGCGCTCGCTGTACGCCGTAAAGGCCAATCCCTCGCCGGACCTGCTCCGGACGTTGTGGGATAGCGGAATCACGCATTACGACGTCGCCTCTATTGTGGAGGTGCGCCTCGTCGCGCAGACGCTGCCGGACGCCAAGCTGTGCTTCATGCATCCGGTGAAGGCCGAAGAAGCCATTGCCGAGGCATACCACACGCATGGCGTGCGCACCTTCTCGCTCGATACCGTCGATGAACTCGAAAAGATCATGCGCGCCACCAACGACGCCACCGATCTGGAACTCTGCGTCCGCCTCCGCGTGTCTTCCGACTACGCCGAACTCAGCCTTGCATCGAAATTCGGCGCGGAAGTCGGCGAGACCAAGGAACTGCTGATGGCCACCCGTCAAGCAGCGGACGCGCTCGGCATCTGCTTCCATGTCGGCAGCCAAGCGATGAGCCCGCACGCCTACACCCAGGCCATCGAGCGCGTCCGCGCCGCGATCGTCGAGGCAGCCGTTACCGTGGACATCATCGATGTCGGCGGCGGCTTCCCCTCGATCTATCCCGGCATGGAACCGCCCGCGCTGGAACTGTATTTCGACGCGATCCATCGCGGCTTCGAAAGCCTGCCGGTGTCCTACTCGTCGGAACTCTGGTGTGAGCCGGGTCGTGCGTTGTCAGCCGAATACAGCTCACTGATCGTCCGCGTGGAGCGCCGCCGTGGCGACGAACTCTACATCAACGACGGTGCCTACGGCGCACTGTTCGACGCCGCGCACATCGGCTGGCGCTTCCCGGTCACGCTGCTGCGCGAGGAAGAAAGCGCCGCAGAAACCAAGGGCTTCAGCTTCTACGGCCCCACCTGCGACGACATGGACCACATGGTTGGCCCCTTCATGCTGCCCGCAGACGTGCAGGTCGGCGACTATATCGAGATCGGCATGCTCGGCGCCTATGGCTGCGCGATGCGGACGGTGTTCAACGGTTTCTCATCAGAAACCATCGTAGCGGTGGACGACGAACCGATGGCCAGCCTGTATCGCGAAGAGGTGGAAGCCCCCCGTCGCGCGAATGTGGTTAAGCTGGGCCAGTAGGGTTCAGGCCTTACCGAAAAATCTCCAGCCCCCGCCCCAACCGGCGGGGGCTTCTTACAATCCGCATGCACCACACTCACCCTCAATCAGCGAAGGCTGGGCTCTCAGGCGATCACAGGATAAGCTGCCGGACGGCTATCGACCAATTTTGGTCGCTCTGCTTATCTAGCCTTGATGCCAAAAGCGGACTTCGGGAAATTATTCGGAGGCAGTGTGGGCATAGAGGTCAAAATCTATGGCAAGCCCGCGCGCCGATAGTGCGCCTAAGGTCTGAGGAGCCAACGTGATCCCGCCGGTCCAATCAACGAAATATCCGCCAACACTCATGTAGCAGTGGTAGCGCGCAGTAAGATATTTCCATACTTCGAGGTCATCCGTCAGCCTTGCTAACAGCGTTGATATTTGGTCATTGAGATCGACAGGAGTGTTCCAGTCACCACCAAGCTGCCACTTTCCAGTGCTCGCTTCGGTACATTTTCCGTGGCTACCAAGAAATTTCTCGCCTTTCGCAACCCCCAAGCGTGGCTCTGCACCCAACAGGGCTGTAATTTCTGATGGGACGAGATCATCCTCGTCGATCAACAAAGATACGCTGGCTCGTTGTAGATTATCCATCGCCTTTCCTACCCCGCATTATCGCAAGCGGGAAGCCATTCAGCGGCAGCTATCTCCGATGCTCAGCCCAATACCGGACGTTCCGCTCCCCACCCAAAGCTGTCCAATGGGTATGCTTCCTGAACGCTTTGGACCCGAATGGCGTTTTCACCCCACGCAGTAAGCTCCACCATCGCGTTCCGGTTTAGCCCAAACATTTCTGGCTCTTGGACAGAAATCTTTAGATATTTTAATTCAGGAAGGTCATCCAAGATAGCCTCAAACTCATCGGCATATATGTTCTTCTCGTTACCCTTGTCATTGAACGTGACAACAGCGCGCTTTTGCGAGAAATCCTTGACCAGCTGGGCAATGAGGCTCCGCACATCATCCGCATACAGGCGGATCGCTCCCATAGATCGGGAAGAAGTATTCATTTGTTCGGGGATTGCACCGGGGTTTGTCGAACGAACTTGATAAGCGTGAGGCCAAAGTTGGTAGGTGCCACCCGTTCCAATCGTGGTGGACCATTCGCCGTCTATCCTGCCTTCAGGCGTAAGCGCCCCAACAACCGTTAGCTCCCCAACAACTGTTCCCTCAGGAATCTCTCCTTGAGGCTTGCCATCTAACGTTAGTGTCCCCGCTTCGAAGCTACCAGTCACGTC encodes:
- a CDS encoding saccharopine dehydrogenase family protein translates to MSKVLVIGAGGVGSVAVHKMAQIPAIFSQITLASRRIAKCDAIAESVKARTGVSIATAEVDADDIEATANLVEHVQPALVVNLALPYQDLSIMEACLKTGVHYMDTANYEPRDEAKFEYHWQWAYHDRFKEAGIMALLGSGFDPGVTSVFATYLKKHHLDTIETLDILDCNGGDHGQHFATNFNPEINIREVTAVARHWENGDWVETPPLSHKQSFDFEQVGQKNMYLMYHEELESLKTHLPEIQRIRFWMTFGDAYLKHLEVLQNVGMTRIDPVIYEGKEIIPLQFLKAVLPEPSSLGETTKGKTNIGDIATGTKDGEAKTFYIWNVCDHEEAYAETGNQAVSYTTGVPAMIGAAMILTGAWNAAGVFNMEQFDPDPFMDMLNTHGLPWQVKELDGPLAF
- a CDS encoding carboxynorspermidine decarboxylase, whose amino-acid sequence is METRAGDPGAFAHFDLNRVPSPTFVVDEAAVRRNLAILKDVRDRAGIRMLGALKAFSMWSLGSVIGEYLDGVCASGIYEARLGRDHYKGEVATYCAGYKAEDLPEIFRISDHVIFNSPYQIARFKPQIDAARRAGESFDIGLRINPLHAEGEVAKYDPCQPHSRLGFPLDQLKPEHLEGVSGLHFHSLCEQDFLPLERTWRVVEPFIAQYFGQLEWLNFGGGHHITRADYQRDSLIEFLQQIRQETGLTLYLEPGEAMALDAGILVGEVLDVIDNGMPVAITDISATCHMPDVIEAPYRPAMLGELADGVATRLGGPSCLAGDIIGDYRLPGTAEPGTRIAFLDQAHYSMVKTNTFNGVPLPSIYLWNSETDDLKEIRSFGYADFKSRLS
- a CDS encoding type III PLP-dependent enzyme; the encoded protein is MYEHPSALGVAIALKPAAPVTLIRPQAAARAAQFFSEKFPGRSLYAVKANPSPDLLRTLWDSGITHYDVASIVEVRLVAQTLPDAKLCFMHPVKAEEAIAEAYHTHGVRTFSLDTVDELEKIMRATNDATDLELCVRLRVSSDYAELSLASKFGAEVGETKELLMATRQAADALGICFHVGSQAMSPHAYTQAIERVRAAIVEAAVTVDIIDVGGGFPSIYPGMEPPALELYFDAIHRGFESLPVSYSSELWCEPGRALSAEYSSLIVRVERRRGDELYINDGAYGALFDAAHIGWRFPVTLLREEESAAETKGFSFYGPTCDDMDHMVGPFMLPADVQVGDYIEIGMLGAYGCAMRTVFNGFSSETIVAVDDEPMASLYREEVEAPRRANVVKLGQ
- a CDS encoding DUF4279 domain-containing protein, which produces MDNLQRASVSLLIDEDDLVPSEITALLGAEPRLGVAKGEKFLGSHGKCTEASTGKWQLGGDWNTPVDLNDQISTLLARLTDDLEVWKYLTARYHCYMSVGGYFVDWTGGITLAPQTLGALSARGLAIDFDLYAHTASE